The Lactuca sativa cultivar Salinas chromosome 2, Lsat_Salinas_v11, whole genome shotgun sequence genome includes a window with the following:
- the LOC111899790 gene encoding uncharacterized protein LOC111899790 — protein MGVKNMGKFSVFLIIVMCCWASMAEAAYFKYKDPKQKLGVRIKDLMKRMTVEEKIGQMTQIDRTVASNEVMKKYLIGSILSGGGSVPAKHATPEQWVDMVNDFQKGSLSTRLGIPLIYGIDAVHGHNNVYKATIFPHNVGLGVTRDPALVKKIGAATALEVRATGIQYAFAPCIAVCRDPRWGRCFESYSEDPKIVKLMTEIIPGLQGDIPAGSRKGVPFVGGQDKIAACAKHYLGDGGTHLGTNEGNTIIDPKGFFSIHMPAYYDSIVKGVSTIMTSYSSWNGIKMHANRYLVNDFLKNKLKFKGIVISDWQGIDRITTPEHANYTYSIIAGMDAGIDMIMVPYNYTEFIDGLTYLVKNKFVSMSRIDDAVKRILRVKFTMGLFEKPLADYSMTKYLGSQEHRDLAREAVRKTLVLLKNGKSSKKPLLPLPKKASKILVAGAHADNLGYQCGGWTIEWQGLSGDITSGTTILSAIKSAVDPKTQVVYNENPNGDFVKSNKFDYAIVVVGEHPYAETFGDSKNLTIPEPGPSTIKNVCGAVKCVVVLISGRPVVVQPYVETIDALVAAWLPGTEGKGVTDVLFGDYGFTGKLARTWFKSVDQLPMNVGDSHYDPLYPFGFGLTTEPRKNL, from the exons ATGGGGGTCAAGAACATGGGGAAATTTTCAGTTTTCTTGATCATAGTGATGTGTTGCTGGGCGTCCATGGCTGAAGCAGCGTACTTCAAATACAAAGATCCAAAACAAAAGCTCGGCGTTCGTATCAAAGACTTGATGAAAAGGATGACTGTAGAGGAAAAGATCGGCCAAATGACCCAGATCGATCGAACAGTCGCATCAAATGAGGTCATGAAGAAGTACTTAATAG GGAGTATTTTGAGCGGAGGAGGGAGTGTTCCGGCGAAACATGCAACCCCAGAGCAATGGGTTGACATGGTCAACGATTTCCAAAAGGGTTCATTATCGACCCGATTGGGGATACCTTTGATTTATGGGATCGACGCTGTTCATGGCCATAACAATGTTTACAAAGCTACAATCTTTCCTCACAATGTTGGTCTTGGAGTTACCAG GGATCCTGCTCTGGTTAAGAAGATTGGAGCTGCAACTGCTCTTGAAGTTCGAGCCACCGGAATACAATATGCTTTTGCACCTTGTATTGCA GTGTGTAGAGATCCGAGATGGGGTCGGTGTTTTGAGAGTTACAGTGAAGATCCAAAGATCGTTAAATTGATGACTGAGATTATACCAGGTTTACAAGGAGACATCCCTGCTGGATCAAGAAAGGGTGTTCCTTTTGTCGGTGGACA AGATAAGATCGCAGCATGTGCTAAGCACTATTTAggagatgggggaactcacttggGCACGAACGAGGGCAACACGATCATAGATCCCAAAGGATTCTTCAGCATCCACATGCCAGCATATTATGATTCAATCGTCAAGGGTGTGTCTACTATTATGACCTCATATTCTAGCTGGAATGGAATCAAAATGCACGCCAATCGTTACCTTGTCAACGATTTCCTTAAAAACAAACTTAAATTCAAG GGGATCGTTATATCAGATTGGCAAGGAATTGATAGGATCACGACTCCTGAACATGCTAATTATACGTATTCAATCATAGCTGGGATGGATGCTGGCATTGACATG ATCATGGTACCATACAACTACACAGAGTTCATCGATGGTCTAACTTACCTAGTCAAGAACAAGTTCGTATCCATGAGTCGCATAGACGATGCAGTGAAGAGGATCCTAAGGGTCAAGTTCACCATGGGTCTGTTTGAAAAACCATTGGCAGACTACAGCATGACCAAGTACCTTGGAAGCCAGGAGCACAGAGATCTGGCTAGGGAAGCCGTGAGAAAAACACTCGTGTTATTGAAAAACGGAAAATCCTCAAAGAAGCCATTGTTACCTCTTCCTAAAAAAGCATCGAAGATACTAGTTGCAGGAGCCCATGCCGATAATCTTGGTTATCAATGTGGTGGATGGACGATCGAGTGGCAAGGGCTTTCAGGAGATATCACTTCTG GAACCACAATCCTATCGGCCATCAAAAGTGCCGTAGATCCAAAAACTCAAGTGGTCTACAACGAAAACCCTAATGGCGATTTTGTAAAATCAAACAAATTTGATTATGCCATTGTGGTAGTGGGAGAGCACCCGTACGCCGAGACGTTTGGGGACAGCAAGAATCTGACAATCCCGGAGCCTGGACCAAGCACCATCAAGAATGTGTGTGGTGCAGTGAAATGTGTGGTGGTTTTGATCAGCGGCAGGCCTGTGGTGGTGCAGCCGTATGTTGAAACCATTGACGCCCTTGTCGCCGCCTGGCTTCCGGGAACGGAGGGTAAAGGTGTCACAGATGTCCTGTTTGGTGACTACGGTTTTACAGGGAAGCTTGCACGTACTTGGTTCAAATCTGTTGATCAGCTTCCGATGAATGTTGGGGACTCGCATTATGACCCGTTGTATCCGTTTGGGTTTGGGCTCACGACTGAGCCTAGGAAGAATTTATGA